In Magnetococcales bacterium, a single genomic region encodes these proteins:
- a CDS encoding PIN domain-containing protein, which yields MLTVVVDTNVILRYLLNDHPDWSIRAGVFWAKVSQGQQYAYLLEGVLVECVYVLLKVYHVPRTELANRLLNFLEMPGLKASSLPVLRDSLKLFRDHNVDVVDALLIATAQTNSWTVESFDHDLARLSQHESSSR from the coding sequence ATGTTGACAGTTGTCGTTGATACCAACGTCATTCTCCGCTATTTGCTGAATGATCATCCAGACTGGTCAATTCGCGCCGGGGTCTTCTGGGCAAAAGTCAGCCAGGGACAGCAGTATGCATACTTGTTGGAAGGGGTCTTGGTAGAGTGCGTCTACGTTCTTTTGAAAGTTTATCACGTACCACGTACAGAATTGGCAAATCGACTGTTGAACTTTCTGGAAATGCCAGGCTTGAAGGCCAGCTCTCTTCCTGTATTACGCGACAGTCTCAAGCTGTTCCGGGACCATAATGTGGACGTGGTGGACGCCCTGCTGATCGCCACTGCTCAAACCAATAGCTGGACTGTTGAAAGCTTCGATCACGACCTGGCCCGTTTGAGTCAGCATGAATCTTCTTCAAGATAA
- a CDS encoding UbiD family decarboxylase — MSHSHDQEIGPRSFTDLREFMRFLESCGELVRVDVPVDARLEITEISRRLLAVGGPAVLFTRVRHAGMPVLANLFGTQRRVGLGMGRRVEDLTELGHFLATLRAPDPPQGLREGWQLLRRLSRVRHMRPGWLRHPPCQEVVWSGPDVDLARLPVQTCWPEDAGPLITWPLVITQGPQGGPVNIGVYRLQVIGRNRVIMRWLRHRGGAQHAREHGRTLPVAVAIGCDPATILAAVTPVPETLSEYAFAGLLRDKAVEVAPALSVPLPVPARAEIILEGQVDLMDRAMEGPFGDHTGYYNETERFPVMTVHKLTMRRNPVYLSTFTGRPPDEPAILALALNRVFVPLLKKQFPEIEAFHLPMDGCSYRVAVVGLRKQYPGHAFRIMAGIWGFLRQFLYTKYVIVVDASVPVERWSAVIKAMGRHVHAARDLKVIEATPIDYLDFASPESGLGSKLGVDATTKMGAELAGVVVSPDGWELRAADWPTAVVRMVPSLRRVYRVPEAPMVVLTLDKKDPHEARKAVETLWRLVPQGAGAEQILVTDPDIDPESWADILWALATRTDPARDLLRERDSGRFALDATNKLPAETSRVWGRVLQMDPVTRDLVSGRWSEYGLPGSGKTPF; from the coding sequence ATGTCACACTCTCACGATCAGGAAATCGGACCTCGGTCCTTTACCGACCTGCGGGAATTCATGCGGTTTTTGGAGTCCTGTGGCGAGCTGGTCCGGGTGGATGTCCCGGTCGATGCGCGTCTGGAAATAACAGAAATTTCCCGACGCCTGCTGGCGGTGGGCGGTCCGGCGGTGTTGTTCACCCGGGTACGCCATGCCGGCATGCCGGTGTTGGCCAATCTGTTCGGCACCCAGCGCCGGGTTGGCCTGGGGATGGGACGCCGGGTGGAAGATTTGACGGAACTGGGTCATTTTCTGGCCACCTTGCGGGCACCGGATCCGCCGCAGGGGTTGCGGGAGGGGTGGCAGTTGCTGCGGCGTCTCTCCCGGGTGCGGCATATGCGTCCGGGCTGGTTGCGTCATCCTCCCTGCCAGGAGGTGGTGTGGAGCGGCCCGGATGTCGATCTGGCCCGCCTGCCGGTCCAGACCTGCTGGCCCGAAGATGCCGGACCTTTGATCACCTGGCCTCTGGTCATCACCCAGGGGCCCCAGGGGGGACCGGTCAACATCGGAGTTTATCGCCTGCAGGTGATTGGTCGCAACCGCGTGATCATGCGCTGGTTGCGGCACCGGGGTGGTGCCCAGCATGCCCGGGAACATGGCCGGACCCTGCCGGTGGCCGTGGCCATCGGCTGTGATCCGGCCACCATTCTGGCGGCGGTGACCCCGGTCCCGGAAACCCTGTCGGAATATGCCTTCGCCGGCCTGCTGCGCGACAAGGCCGTCGAGGTGGCACCGGCCCTTTCCGTCCCTCTGCCGGTCCCGGCCCGGGCCGAAATCATCCTGGAAGGGCAGGTGGATCTCATGGATCGTGCCATGGAAGGACCCTTCGGCGACCACACCGGCTACTACAACGAAACCGAACGCTTCCCGGTCATGACGGTGCATAAGCTCACCATGCGCCGCAACCCGGTTTATCTGAGTACCTTTACCGGTCGGCCTCCCGATGAACCGGCCATCCTTGCCCTGGCCTTGAATCGGGTCTTTGTGCCGTTGCTGAAAAAACAGTTTCCGGAGATTGAGGCCTTTCATCTGCCCATGGATGGGTGTTCCTACCGGGTGGCGGTGGTGGGGTTGCGCAAGCAGTATCCGGGACACGCCTTTCGCATCATGGCTGGAATCTGGGGATTCCTGCGCCAGTTTTTGTATACCAAATACGTGATTGTGGTGGATGCCAGCGTGCCCGTGGAACGGTGGAGTGCAGTGATCAAGGCCATGGGTCGCCATGTGCATGCGGCCCGGGATCTCAAGGTGATCGAAGCCACTCCCATCGACTATCTGGACTTTGCCTCTCCCGAATCCGGTCTCGGTTCCAAGCTGGGCGTGGATGCCACCACCAAGATGGGGGCGGAGTTGGCGGGTGTGGTCGTCTCCCCGGACGGTTGGGAACTCCGGGCAGCCGATTGGCCCACCGCCGTGGTGCGGATGGTCCCCTCCCTGCGGCGGGTTTACCGGGTTCCAGAGGCCCCCATGGTGGTGTTGACCCTGGATAAAAAAGATCCGCATGAGGCCCGCAAGGCAGTAGAAACTTTATGGCGTCTGGTCCCGCAGGGGGCTGGGGCCGAACAGATCCTGGTCACCGATCCGGACATCGATCCCGAATCCTGGGCCGATATTTTGTGGGCCTTGGCCACCCGGACCGATCCGGCCCGTGATCTCCTGCGCGAGCGGGACTCGGGGCGTTTTGCCCTGGACGCCACCAACAAACTGCCGGCAGAGACCAGCCGGGTCTGGGGACGGGTTTTGCAGATGGATCCGGTGACCCGGGATCTGGTCAGCGGGCGTTGGAGTGAATACGGCCTGCCAGGGTCCGGGAAGACGCCGTTTTGA